In the genome of Euleptes europaea isolate rEulEur1 chromosome 7, rEulEur1.hap1, whole genome shotgun sequence, one region contains:
- the OAZ3 gene encoding LOW QUALITY PROTEIN: ornithine decarboxylase antizyme 3 (The sequence of the model RefSeq protein was modified relative to this genomic sequence to represent the inferred CDS: deleted 1 base in 1 codon) yields MTPFERSSTLTQRERLSIRPRRCPQCSEFEGRCPADGSTTERDSASLKEVYKAGNLTVLAGDRELPDSPVQLDFHFKLGTQDTAHWHGLLHGHTLFLDAPHLALERCSRESLTATLEYVEEETDVDRVFVNFRKCRSDHGNLLRAFSFLGFELVQPDHPALPPWTDVVFMVYPLERELGPKAAQESPNLGAPNGEEGSALVESISNPT; encoded by the exons ATGACACCTTTTGAGAGGAG CTCAACCCTTACCCAGCGTGAGCGCTTGAGTATCAGGCCCCGTCGCTGCCCGCAGTGTTCC GAGTTCGAGGGCCGCTGCCCGGCCGACGGAAGCACCACCGAAAGAGACAGCGCGAGCTTAAAAGAGGTATACAAG GCTGGGAATCTGACCGTCCTCGCTGGGGATCGCGAGCTTCCCGACAGCCCGGTCCAATTGGACTTCCATTTCAAGCTTGGCACCCAGGACACAGCTCATTGGCACGGCTTACTGCATGGGCATACGCTCTTCCTCGACGCCCCTCACCTGGCCCTGGAACGCTGCAGCCGCGAAAG CTTGACTGCGACCCTGGAATACGTGGAAGAAGAGACGGACGTGGACCGGGTGTTCGTCAACTTTCGCAAATGTCGATCTGACCATG GCAACCTGCTCCGGGCATTCAGCTTCTTGGGATTCGAACTCGTTCAACCAGACcatcctgccctcccaccttggaCGGATGTCGTTTTCATGGTGTACCCCCTGGAGCGGGAATTGGGCCCGAAAGCGGCACAAGAGTCACCTAATTTAGGGGCACCAAATGGAGAGGAGGGGTCTGCACTTGTAGAAAGCATCTCCAACCCAACTTGA
- the MRPL9 gene encoding 39S ribosomal protein L9, mitochondrial, whose protein sequence is MLGAALRGAAAAGLALSPRRAFSLSAPLETVIVERWWKVPLSKIGQKPRIKHRRFRVYRLVEDTKHSPQEPMELILTESVEGLGLRGDTVFVEKSYGRNKLLANNLAVYPSPENKKMFEEEMQLLKEGKLAKSQTLSGVKTIRFLQSCHLEVGMKSSVKWELTPEIVARHFLKNLKVMVPPYAVKLPEEPITQLGEYWCEVTVNGLDTVRVPMSVVEFLEPEVKRYKLWLAKQEAKKASTL, encoded by the exons ATGCTCGGGGCGGCGCTGCGGGGGGCGGCCGCGGCGGGCCTGGCTCTGTCTCCGCGGCGGGCCTTCAGCCTCTCGGCCCCgctg GAAACGGTCATCGTGGAGCGATGGTGGAAGGTCCCGCTGAGCAAGATCGGCCAGAAGCCTCGCATCAAGCACCGCCGGTTCCGCGTCTACCGCCTGGTGGAGGACACCAAACACAGCCCGCAGGAGCCGATGGAGCTCATACTCACGGAGTCTGTAGAGG GTTTGGGCCTCCGCGGCGACACCGTCTTTGTGGAGAAGTCCTACGGTCGCAACAAACTCCTTGCCAATAACCTGGCCGTTTACCCGTCTCCCGAGAACAAGAAGATGTTTGAGGAGGAAATGCAG CTGCTTAAGGAAGGGAAGCTGGCGAAATCCCAGACCCTCAGCGGTGTAAAG ACAATCCGGTTCCTGCAAAGCTGCCACCTAGAGGTGGGAATGAAGAGCAGCGTCAAGTGGGAGCTGACCCCTGAGATCGTCGCCCGCCATTTCCTCAAAAAC CTCAAGGTTATGGTCCCCCCGTATGCTGTGAAGCTGCCGGAAGAGCCCATTACGCAGTTGGGCGAATACTGGTGTGAAGTCACG GTCAACGGCCTTGACACCGTCCGGGTCCCCATGTCGGTGGTGGAATTCCTGGAACCCGAGGTGAAACGCTATAAGCTCTGGTTGGCCAAACAGGAGGCGAAGAAAGCATCCACGCTGTGA